The following nucleotide sequence is from Halorussus caseinilyticus.
GCTTTTAGACTTGTACGGATTTGCTAGAGCAGTATAGTCACACTCGCCCCATCCGACTCCCTCACTCGCTTCGCTCGTTCGGTCGTCCACCGGCGGAAGCGAGTGCCGACGCACCTGCGCGAATGACCGTTCGCCCAGACACCTCCAAAGGCACGCGCTGAGGCCCCTTCCGTCGCTTCGCTCCCGACTGCTCGTCAGAGCGACGCTCTGCCGGAGAGCAACGTTCCGTTCGAGCGAAAGCTTGGCCGGTGGCGAGCGGACACTTTCTGAGTGTACTTTTCCGGTCGCCTCGGTGACAACCTACGCCGTTTCCAAGCGAGTGGGCGGGGGCTTTCGAGAAGGGGAGACGCTGGCACCGTCGTCCGCTTTCCGACTTCGAAACTAGTCATCTCGCCGACCACCTATGTTCCGCCACACCGAGTTTTATACCCCCGTATCGCAACCCTTCTCCCATGAGAGTCGCCGTACTCGCACACGAGAAGTTCCCCGACCGCGCCAAGACCGCCGTCGGGTTGTTGCGCTACTCCGACTACGAGGTCGAGGCGGTCCTCGACCGGGACAACGCCGGGAAACGGGTCTCGGACTTCGTGGCCGACGTGCAGGACGCCCCAATCGTCGCCGAGATGTCCGACGCGCCCGAGGTGGACGCCCTCATCGTCGGCATCGCGCCCATCGGGGGCGGGTTCGACGAGTCGTGGCGCTCGGACGTGACCACCGCGTTGGAGCGGGGATGCGACCTGATTTCGGGTCTCCACTACTTCCTCGCGGAGGACGACGAGTTCGCCGAACTCGCCGCCGAGAACGACTGCGACGTGTGGGACGTTCGCAAACCTTCCGAAGACCTGACCGTCGCGCAGGGGGTCGCCGACGAGGTTGACGCCGAAGTCGTGCTGACGGTCGGCACCGACTGCTCGGTCGGGAAGATGACCGCCACGCTCGAACTTCTCGAAGCGGCCCGCGAACGCGGCGTTGACGCCGGGTTTATCCCGACCGGCCAGACCGGAATCATGATTGAGGGGTGGGGAAACCCCA
It contains:
- a CDS encoding DUF1611 domain-containing protein, which codes for MRVAVLAHEKFPDRAKTAVGLLRYSDYEVEAVLDRDNAGKRVSDFVADVQDAPIVAEMSDAPEVDALIVGIAPIGGGFDESWRSDVTTALERGCDLISGLHYFLAEDDEFAELAAENDCDVWDVRKPSEDLTVAQGVADEVDAEVVLTVGTDCSVGKMTATLELLEAARERGVDAGFIPTGQTGIMIEGWGNPIDRVVSDFTAGAVEEMILERGDDYDYLFVEGQGSIVHPAYSAVTCGILHGSMADKLVLCHEAGREAVHGYEEFDLPPIADYVDLYEDLARPVHETEVVAGALNTREVADDDAARDAVATFGDELDAPVTDPVRFGGPDSESLEAVLEAIL